In Microbacterium sp. 1.5R, the following are encoded in one genomic region:
- a CDS encoding hemolysin family protein, whose translation MGDLAVNIALVFVFVLVGGVFAATEMALVTLRESQINAIAARGRRGEKVASLARNPNTFLSAVQIGVTVAGFASAAYGATSIAPSVAPLLENLGVAAPLALTLSTVLLTLVIAYLSLVLGELVPKRLAIQRNAQFAYAVAPVLDGFAVVMRPVIWLLSVSTNAVVRLLGGDPHKAADELSEEELRDIVATHQSLPDDERRILDDVLSLRGRQVSEVMRPRPEVVALDGAATLAEAIADVRELPFSRYPVIDASLDDIVGFVHVRDLFEAAADDATRAVLGLMRPVEYVPSTAGVLPTLTRMRAAGHQIAVVVDEYGGTDGIVTLEDLVEEVVGEIFDEYDTEDRMPDAGGALDGRLNLQDFAEITGIALPRGASDTVAGFVTEMLGRLAVVGDSVEVPGATIRVTAVDRRRISEIRVAVHEDASPTD comes from the coding sequence ATGGGCGACCTCGCGGTGAACATCGCTCTGGTGTTCGTGTTCGTCCTCGTCGGCGGCGTGTTCGCCGCGACGGAGATGGCCCTCGTCACGTTGCGTGAGAGTCAGATCAATGCGATCGCTGCTCGTGGCAGACGAGGCGAGAAGGTCGCGAGCCTCGCTCGCAACCCGAACACCTTCCTCTCGGCGGTGCAGATCGGCGTGACGGTCGCCGGCTTCGCCTCGGCCGCCTACGGTGCGACCTCGATCGCCCCGTCGGTCGCGCCTCTGCTCGAGAACCTCGGGGTCGCCGCTCCGCTGGCTCTCACCCTCTCGACCGTGCTGCTGACGCTCGTGATCGCCTACCTGTCGCTCGTGCTCGGCGAGCTCGTGCCCAAGCGGCTCGCCATCCAGCGCAACGCCCAGTTCGCGTATGCCGTCGCGCCGGTGCTCGACGGCTTCGCCGTGGTCATGAGGCCGGTCATCTGGCTGCTGTCGGTGTCGACGAATGCGGTCGTGCGTCTGCTGGGCGGCGACCCGCACAAGGCGGCGGACGAGCTCAGCGAGGAGGAGCTGCGCGACATCGTCGCGACGCATCAGAGCCTCCCCGACGACGAGCGACGCATCCTCGACGACGTGCTGTCGCTGCGCGGACGTCAGGTGAGCGAGGTCATGCGGCCCCGTCCCGAGGTCGTCGCGCTCGACGGCGCCGCGACGCTCGCCGAGGCCATCGCGGACGTGCGCGAGCTGCCGTTCTCGCGGTACCCGGTGATCGACGCCTCGCTCGACGACATCGTGGGCTTCGTGCACGTGCGCGACCTCTTCGAGGCCGCCGCCGACGACGCGACGCGCGCGGTGCTCGGACTCATGCGTCCCGTCGAGTACGTGCCCTCGACCGCGGGCGTGCTTCCCACCCTGACCCGCATGCGGGCGGCCGGTCACCAGATCGCCGTCGTGGTCGACGAGTACGGCGGCACCGACGGCATCGTGACGCTCGAGGACCTCGTCGAAGAGGTCGTGGGCGAGATCTTCGACGAATACGACACGGAAGACCGGATGCCGGACGCCGGCGGCGCACTCGACGGCCGCCTCAACCTGCAGGACTTCGCCGAGATCACCGGGATCGCGCTTCCCCGTGGCGCATCGGACACGGTCGCGGGCTTCGTCACCGAGATGCTCGGCCGCCTCGCGGTGGTCGGTGATTCGGTCGAGGTGCCCGGTGCGACGATCCGCGTGACGGCCGTCGATCGTCGCCGGATCTCGGAGATCCGAGTGGCCGTGCACGAGGACGCCTCGCCGACCGACTGA
- a CDS encoding bifunctional 4-hydroxy-2-oxoglutarate aldolase/2-dehydro-3-deoxy-phosphogluconate aldolase — protein MPDRLSRARSAGVLAVLRAPSPELALEASEAIIRGGVTGIEVTFSTPDAPSVIRELIARHGDAAYIGAGTVTTAEQAALAADAGAEFLVSPGTLPALTRAMLETGRVVMTGAMTPTEVMGALELGVDVVKIFPASLGGPSYLGALRGPFPDAPLMPTGGVSPDNLADWFRAGAVAVGAGGDLANGASLAASDWADIEQRSARFAAALAATRS, from the coding sequence ATGCCCGACCGCCTCTCCCGCGCCCGTTCCGCCGGCGTCCTCGCCGTCTTGCGCGCACCCTCGCCCGAGCTCGCACTCGAGGCGTCCGAGGCGATCATCCGCGGTGGCGTGACCGGCATCGAGGTCACCTTCTCGACCCCCGACGCCCCCTCGGTGATCCGCGAACTCATCGCGCGCCACGGCGACGCGGCCTACATCGGCGCGGGCACAGTGACGACTGCCGAGCAGGCCGCCCTCGCCGCCGATGCCGGTGCGGAGTTCCTCGTCAGCCCCGGAACCCTGCCCGCTCTGACCCGAGCGATGCTCGAGACCGGCCGCGTCGTCATGACAGGCGCCATGACCCCGACCGAGGTCATGGGCGCGCTCGAGCTCGGCGTCGACGTGGTCAAGATCTTCCCCGCGTCCCTCGGCGGGCCCTCGTACCTCGGCGCGCTGCGCGGACCGTTCCCGGATGCTCCGCTGATGCCGACGGGAGGCGTCAGCCCCGACAACCTCGCCGACTGGTTCCGCGCCGGAGCCGTGGCGGTCGGAGCGGGCGGCGACCTCGCGAACGGCGCCTCGCTCGCTGCATCCGACTGGGCCGACATCGAACAGCGCTCGGCCCGCTTCGCCGCGGCGCTCGCTGCGACCCGCAGCTGA
- a CDS encoding DUF4407 domain-containing protein: MPYSAHRPGRFDSQGRIILDSDPNADTDDLDFLRAYEPTGADLPEPQQAPEVPDAPEQEQDAAASARPVREPKPRRQPRERAPRVPGSRLRKLAILGGAEGEILDRVPGETSRFVQMFFVLAGTALVSAISMLFALTTGVQAAIWLAVPLAVVWALIIFNLDRFLTSTMTSTRNVWKLIGLAIPRVIMAAIIGFVVAEPLVLQIFHNDIAREVASTNITQAQADQDALETGPEKKALDAASDRVAELENQAATGIVAGTDSSSATESAAQATVDDLTAKMTEQQAVIDQARVLYQCELTGEGAGTVPGCTGVNGEGASSDAAQAQLAEAQQTYDALAAQLRTANEELAAAGTAAKENTSTSESRNREEAQSQLPAARDSYDTALAAYNARAESVASGNAGAIGLLSQISGLNRLSEKEPTILWAHILIAALFFMIELLPVLVKVLTSYGDPSLYEKAVAIRKQVALDKVTAEGFRDRAAIVTVQSQGIQADAGSGEPQTRAERKEAAQAAEARDAAQERELAEKRAQAQTLAEQEQLVEPRV; encoded by the coding sequence ATGCCCTATTCCGCTCACCGCCCAGGACGGTTCGATTCGCAGGGTCGGATCATCCTCGACAGCGACCCGAACGCTGACACGGACGACCTCGACTTCCTGCGCGCGTACGAGCCCACGGGCGCCGATCTGCCGGAACCGCAGCAGGCACCCGAGGTGCCCGATGCGCCGGAGCAGGAGCAGGATGCCGCGGCATCCGCCCGTCCCGTGCGTGAGCCCAAGCCCCGGCGTCAGCCGCGCGAGCGCGCACCGCGCGTGCCGGGGTCGCGTCTGCGCAAGCTCGCCATCCTCGGCGGAGCCGAGGGCGAGATCCTCGACCGCGTCCCCGGTGAGACCTCGCGCTTCGTGCAGATGTTCTTCGTGCTGGCCGGAACCGCACTGGTCTCGGCGATCTCCATGCTGTTCGCACTGACCACGGGCGTGCAGGCCGCGATCTGGCTGGCCGTGCCGCTGGCGGTCGTCTGGGCGCTCATCATCTTCAACCTCGATCGCTTCCTCACCTCGACCATGACGTCGACCCGCAACGTCTGGAAGCTCATCGGCCTCGCGATCCCACGTGTGATCATGGCCGCGATCATCGGCTTCGTCGTCGCCGAGCCGCTCGTGCTGCAGATCTTCCACAACGACATCGCGCGCGAGGTCGCCTCGACGAACATCACCCAGGCGCAGGCCGACCAGGATGCACTCGAGACCGGCCCCGAGAAGAAGGCGCTCGACGCCGCATCCGACCGCGTCGCCGAGCTCGAGAACCAGGCGGCGACCGGAATCGTCGCCGGCACCGACTCGTCGTCGGCGACCGAATCGGCCGCGCAGGCCACGGTCGACGACCTCACGGCCAAGATGACCGAGCAGCAGGCCGTGATCGACCAGGCCCGCGTCCTCTACCAGTGCGAGCTCACCGGCGAAGGTGCAGGCACGGTTCCCGGCTGCACCGGCGTGAACGGCGAGGGCGCGAGCTCGGATGCCGCCCAGGCCCAGCTCGCCGAGGCGCAGCAGACCTACGACGCGCTCGCCGCGCAGCTGCGCACCGCCAACGAAGAGCTGGCAGCCGCGGGCACCGCCGCCAAGGAGAACACCAGCACGTCGGAGTCGCGGAACCGTGAAGAGGCGCAGTCTCAGCTGCCCGCCGCGCGCGACAGCTATGACACCGCGCTCGCCGCGTACAACGCGCGCGCCGAATCGGTGGCGTCCGGCAACGCGGGCGCGATCGGTCTGCTCAGCCAGATCAGCGGTCTGAACAGGCTCAGCGAGAAGGAGCCGACGATCCTGTGGGCGCACATCCTCATCGCCGCACTGTTCTTCATGATCGAGCTGCTGCCCGTGCTCGTGAAGGTGCTCACCTCCTACGGCGACCCGTCGCTCTACGAGAAGGCCGTCGCGATCCGCAAGCAGGTCGCGCTCGACAAGGTGACCGCCGAGGGGTTCCGCGACCGCGCGGCGATCGTCACCGTGCAGTCGCAGGGGATCCAGGCGGATGCCGGATCAGGCGAGCCGCAGACCCGCGCCGAGCGCAAGGAGGCCGCCCAGGCCGCCGAAGCGCGTGACGCGGCGCAGGAGCGCGAGCTCGCCGAGAAGCGCGCCCAGGCGCAGACGCTCGCCGAGCAGGAGCAGCTGGTCGAACCGCGCGTCTGA
- a CDS encoding ribosomal protein L7/L12, with translation MDIIIAVGAVIAAVVVGVVIIGAALRSMRPKAPEPHVFTPSPTMARSVATASTSTASASQLTPAAIAEIDRLVAAGQKIHAIKLYRQHTGVRLQEAKDRIDHWSVSTTAPHLAAVSNASAAHSSITATPSSVRGALPASVASEVDRLIAAEQKIQAIKLVREHTGLGLKQAKDVVEAWPHPRHL, from the coding sequence ATGGACATCATCATCGCTGTCGGCGCGGTCATCGCAGCTGTCGTCGTGGGCGTGGTGATCATCGGCGCCGCCCTGCGCTCGATGCGCCCGAAGGCACCGGAGCCGCACGTGTTCACCCCGTCGCCGACGATGGCCCGATCCGTGGCGACCGCTTCGACGTCGACCGCCTCGGCATCGCAGCTGACACCCGCGGCGATCGCCGAGATCGACCGGCTCGTCGCGGCCGGGCAGAAGATCCACGCGATCAAGCTCTACCGGCAGCACACGGGCGTGCGCCTGCAGGAGGCCAAGGACCGGATCGACCACTGGTCCGTCAGCACCACGGCACCGCACCTCGCGGCCGTCTCGAACGCCTCGGCCGCCCACTCGTCGATCACGGCGACGCCGTCGTCGGTGCGGGGCGCGCTGCCGGCATCCGTCGCCTCCGAGGTCGACCGGCTCATCGCCGCCGAGCAGAAGATCCAGGCGATCAAGCTGGTCAGGGAGCACACCGGGCTCGGCCTCAAGCAGGCGAAGGACGTCGTCGAGGCCTGGCCACACCCGCGCCACTTGTAG
- a CDS encoding SDR family oxidoreductase, which produces MSLAGKTILMSGGSRGIGLAIALRAAADGANIAMLAKTDTPHPKLEGTVHTAADQIRAAGGQALPIVGDVRDDDDITEAVLKTQGEFGGIDIVINNASVIDLSRSLDLGAKKYDLMQDVNVRGTFMLSRAAVPILKDAENPHILSLSPPLNPTPKWLGAHTGYTLAKFGMTMVTLGLAAEFARDGIAANTLWPRTTIATAAVQNLLGGDKVMAASRTPDIYADAAYAVLLKPAAEYTGQTLIVEDVLEADGVTDFSHYAAVPGTPDDRLFPDIFLD; this is translated from the coding sequence ATGTCACTGGCAGGCAAGACCATCCTGATGTCCGGCGGCAGCCGCGGCATCGGACTCGCGATCGCACTGCGTGCCGCGGCTGACGGCGCGAACATCGCGATGCTGGCGAAGACCGACACCCCGCATCCGAAGCTCGAGGGAACGGTGCACACGGCCGCCGACCAGATCAGGGCGGCGGGCGGTCAGGCGCTGCCGATCGTCGGGGACGTGCGCGACGACGACGACATCACCGAGGCCGTGCTCAAGACGCAGGGCGAGTTCGGCGGCATCGACATCGTCATCAACAACGCCAGCGTCATCGACCTCTCGCGCTCGCTCGACCTCGGCGCGAAGAAGTATGACCTGATGCAGGACGTGAACGTCCGCGGCACGTTCATGCTCTCGCGCGCGGCGGTGCCGATCCTCAAGGACGCCGAGAACCCCCACATCCTGTCGCTGTCGCCGCCCCTGAACCCCACGCCGAAGTGGCTCGGTGCGCACACCGGATACACGCTCGCGAAGTTCGGCATGACGATGGTCACGCTCGGCCTTGCCGCGGAGTTCGCCCGCGACGGCATCGCCGCCAACACCCTGTGGCCGCGCACCACCATCGCCACCGCCGCGGTGCAGAACCTGCTCGGCGGCGACAAGGTCATGGCGGCGAGCCGCACGCCCGACATCTACGCCGACGCCGCCTATGCGGTGCTGCTCAAGCCCGCGGCCGAGTACACGGGTCAGACCCTGATCGTCGAGGACGTGCTCGAGGCCGACGGCGTGACCGACTTCTCGCATTACGCCGCCGTCCCCGGCACTCCCGACGACCGGCTGTTCCCCGACATCTTCCTCGACTGA
- a CDS encoding TetR/AcrR family transcriptional regulator: MSSSRSGYHHGDLAHALEAAAMQLLAEKPAGEISLREVARAADVSHNAPYHHFSDRRGLLKVLAERSMADLVAAVRGGIEEAPDSASAVIEGGAAYIRYAVEHPHGFDVIYDPTVCIPGEPSETMAPLIDELEQLLSEASVAAGLDAQSVTGVWGLVHGLGTLCAAGHFSLKDALAASADALVRMLPR; encoded by the coding sequence GTGTCAAGTTCCCGATCCGGCTATCACCACGGTGACCTCGCCCACGCCCTCGAGGCGGCGGCGATGCAGCTGCTCGCCGAGAAGCCCGCGGGGGAGATCAGCCTGCGCGAGGTCGCCCGCGCCGCCGACGTGAGCCATAACGCCCCGTACCACCACTTCTCCGACCGGCGCGGTCTGCTCAAGGTCCTCGCCGAGCGCAGCATGGCCGACCTGGTGGCCGCGGTGCGCGGCGGGATCGAGGAGGCGCCGGACTCCGCATCCGCCGTGATCGAAGGCGGTGCCGCGTACATCCGCTACGCGGTCGAGCATCCGCACGGCTTCGACGTGATCTACGACCCCACGGTGTGCATCCCCGGTGAGCCGAGCGAGACCATGGCCCCCCTGATCGATGAGCTCGAGCAGCTGCTGTCGGAGGCGTCCGTGGCGGCGGGCCTCGACGCGCAGAGCGTCACCGGAGTGTGGGGCCTCGTGCACGGACTCGGAACGCTGTGCGCCGCCGGACATTTCTCGCTCAAGGACGCGCTCGCCGCGAGCGCCGATGCGCTCGTCCGCATGCTGCCGCGCTGA
- a CDS encoding phosphotransferase, translating into MSIPSTTTEIPPIVRSLAAGATLTPVWLNGIGGLTFRTDDGRYIKWGPHDAEANMRDEAERMRWARRWIAVPEVIDQGEDATHEWLVTAALPGRSAVAPRWIDDPETAVRAVGTALRAMHDSLPVEQCPWTWSPAWRIANAVERGVTVPADLHEPPRLEYYRRLWNET; encoded by the coding sequence ATGAGCATCCCCTCCACGACGACGGAGATCCCGCCGATCGTGCGGTCACTGGCCGCGGGCGCCACGCTCACGCCGGTATGGCTGAACGGCATCGGCGGGCTCACCTTTCGCACCGACGACGGGCGCTACATCAAGTGGGGCCCGCATGACGCCGAGGCGAACATGCGGGACGAAGCGGAGCGGATGCGGTGGGCGCGGCGTTGGATCGCGGTTCCCGAGGTGATCGATCAGGGTGAGGACGCCACGCACGAGTGGCTCGTCACGGCTGCGCTCCCGGGCCGCAGCGCTGTGGCCCCCCGATGGATCGACGACCCCGAGACCGCCGTTCGCGCGGTCGGAACCGCACTGCGCGCGATGCACGACTCGCTGCCCGTCGAGCAGTGCCCCTGGACCTGGAGCCCCGCATGGAGGATCGCGAACGCGGTCGAGCGCGGCGTCACGGTGCCGGCCGACCTGCACGAGCCGCCTCGGCTCGAGTACTACCGCCGACTCTGGAACGAGACCTGA
- the rlmN gene encoding 23S rRNA (adenine(2503)-C(2))-methyltransferase RlmN gives MTETPRTRETRPATAPASSRSGAVRSTGTPQVRPATEGWTQQKDAEGRPLLQFASPKRGKPPVHLADLTPAERVEKVKELGLPGFRAKQLSTHYFRHYTSDAAEMTDLPADTREQLVAGMLPPLLTEVRRLETDRGDTIKFLWRLHDGALVESVLMRYPGRITLCVSSQAGCGMNCPFCATGQAGLTRNMSTAEIIEQIVRANRLIAEGGLGGKKADDHSMERVSNIVFMGMGEPLANYKRVMDAVRSMVAPQPDGLGMSARGITVSTVGLVPAIKKLADEGIPVTFALSLHAPDDHLRDELIPVNSRWKVDEALDAAYDYYAKTGRRVSIEYALIKDMNDHAWRADLLADKLNERGRGWVHVNPIPLNPTPGSIWTSSEPSVQNEFVRRLNDAGIPTTLRDTRGKEIDGACGQLVATTEDEAASAAMA, from the coding sequence ATGACCGAGACTCCCCGCACGCGCGAGACGCGCCCCGCCACGGCACCCGCGTCGTCCCGTTCGGGGGCAGTCCGCTCGACCGGCACCCCGCAGGTGCGTCCTGCGACCGAGGGATGGACGCAGCAGAAGGATGCCGAGGGGCGGCCGCTGCTGCAGTTCGCAAGCCCGAAGCGCGGCAAGCCGCCGGTGCATCTCGCCGACCTCACGCCCGCCGAGCGCGTCGAGAAGGTCAAGGAGCTCGGCCTGCCCGGCTTCCGCGCGAAGCAGCTCTCGACCCACTACTTCCGGCACTACACGTCGGATGCCGCGGAGATGACGGATCTTCCGGCCGACACCCGGGAGCAGCTCGTCGCCGGCATGCTGCCGCCGCTGCTCACCGAGGTGCGCCGCCTGGAGACCGACCGCGGCGACACGATCAAGTTCCTCTGGCGTCTGCACGACGGCGCGCTGGTCGAGTCGGTGCTCATGCGCTACCCGGGCCGCATCACCCTGTGCGTCTCGTCGCAGGCCGGGTGCGGCATGAACTGCCCGTTCTGCGCCACCGGCCAGGCGGGCCTCACCCGCAACATGTCGACCGCCGAGATCATCGAGCAGATCGTCCGCGCCAACCGCCTGATCGCCGAGGGCGGTCTCGGCGGCAAGAAGGCCGATGACCACTCGATGGAGCGCGTGTCGAACATCGTCTTCATGGGCATGGGTGAGCCGCTCGCCAACTACAAGCGCGTGATGGATGCTGTGCGATCGATGGTCGCGCCCCAGCCCGACGGCCTGGGCATGAGCGCTCGCGGCATCACGGTGTCGACGGTCGGACTCGTGCCGGCCATCAAGAAGCTCGCCGACGAGGGCATCCCCGTCACCTTCGCGCTGTCGCTGCACGCACCGGATGACCACCTGCGCGACGAGCTCATCCCGGTGAACTCGCGCTGGAAGGTCGACGAGGCGCTCGACGCCGCCTACGACTACTACGCCAAGACCGGCCGCCGTGTCTCGATCGAGTACGCGCTGATCAAGGACATGAACGACCACGCCTGGCGCGCCGACCTGCTCGCCGACAAGCTCAACGAGCGCGGCCGCGGCTGGGTGCACGTCAACCCGATCCCGCTGAACCCGACGCCCGGCTCGATCTGGACGTCGTCCGAGCCCTCGGTGCAGAACGAGTTCGTGCGCCGCCTCAACGACGCAGGCATCCCGACGACCCTCCGCGACACTCGCGGCAAGGAGATCGACGGTGCCTGCGGTCAGCTCGTCGCGACGACCGAAGACGAGGCTGCCTCCGCCGCCATGGCCTGA
- a CDS encoding TerC family protein, with amino-acid sequence MNITPLVWIITIAVTIAFFVYEFFAHVRKPHEPTIGESARWSAFYIGLALLFGVGIGTVSGWTYGGEYFAGYLTEKALSIDNLFVFLIVMTGFAVPRIYQQKVLMIGIVIALIMRGGFIALGATLIENFSWIFYLFGALLLFLAYRQAFAQGDHNPANGRFMRFVRRILPVSDEYNGDRLTVQRDGKRFFTPMFLVIIAIGFVDLIFAVDSIPAIYGLTEEAYIVFTANAFALMGLRQLYFLIGGLLQRLVYLAQGLAVILAFIGVKLVLHAMHVNELPFINGGEPMLWAPEIPIWFSLVFIGATIAVATVASLMKTRRDDKRDALDTPDPSSSAPLTTDTQKEHS; translated from the coding sequence TTGAACATCACCCCCCTCGTGTGGATCATCACGATCGCCGTCACGATCGCCTTCTTCGTGTACGAGTTCTTCGCCCACGTGCGAAAGCCCCATGAGCCCACCATCGGCGAGTCCGCCCGCTGGTCGGCGTTCTACATCGGTCTGGCCCTGCTGTTCGGCGTCGGCATCGGCACCGTGTCGGGCTGGACGTACGGCGGTGAGTACTTCGCCGGGTACCTGACCGAGAAGGCGCTGTCGATCGACAACCTCTTCGTGTTCCTCATCGTGATGACCGGCTTCGCCGTGCCGCGCATCTATCAGCAGAAGGTGCTGATGATCGGCATCGTCATCGCGCTCATCATGCGCGGTGGATTCATCGCGCTCGGCGCCACGCTGATCGAGAACTTCTCCTGGATCTTCTACCTCTTCGGTGCGCTGCTGCTGTTCCTGGCCTACCGCCAGGCGTTCGCACAGGGCGACCACAACCCGGCTAACGGCCGATTCATGCGCTTCGTGCGCCGTATCCTGCCGGTGAGCGACGAGTACAACGGCGACCGCCTGACCGTGCAGCGCGACGGCAAGCGATTCTTCACGCCGATGTTCCTCGTGATCATCGCGATCGGCTTCGTCGACCTGATCTTCGCGGTCGACTCGATCCCCGCCATCTACGGTCTGACCGAAGAGGCCTACATCGTCTTCACGGCCAACGCCTTCGCCCTCATGGGCCTGCGCCAGCTGTACTTCCTCATCGGCGGCCTGCTGCAGCGCCTCGTGTACCTCGCGCAGGGCCTCGCGGTCATCCTCGCGTTCATCGGCGTCAAGCTCGTGCTGCACGCGATGCACGTCAACGAGCTTCCGTTCATCAACGGCGGAGAGCCGATGCTGTGGGCGCCTGAGATCCCGATCTGGTTCTCGCTCGTCTTCATCGGCGCGACGATCGCCGTCGCCACCGTCGCGAGCCTCATGAAGACGCGACGCGACGACAAGCGCGACGCGCTCGACACTCCTGATCCGTCCAGCTCTGCACCGCTCACCACCGACACCCAGAAGGAACACTCGTGA
- a CDS encoding SDR family NAD(P)-dependent oxidoreductase, whose amino-acid sequence MQIQGSSALITGGASGLGLATARTLAAAGAVVTILDLPSSAGAEIARDLGGVFSGGDVTSAEDAAAAVAAAQAAAPLRIVVNCAGIAPPAKVLDREGNPAVLADFERVVRINLVGTFNVLSQASAVIAKNDATDTGDRGVIVNTASVAAFDGQIGQPAYSASKGGVHAMTLPVARELARYGIRVCTIAPGIMETPMLMGLPQAAQDSLGQQVPFPSRLGRPDEYASLVQQIVENGYLNGETIRLDGAIRMAPK is encoded by the coding sequence ATGCAGATCCAGGGCTCGAGTGCTCTCATCACCGGCGGTGCGTCCGGTCTGGGCCTCGCCACCGCGCGAACGCTCGCCGCCGCCGGCGCCGTCGTCACCATCCTCGACCTGCCCTCGTCGGCCGGGGCCGAGATCGCCAGAGACCTCGGCGGGGTGTTCTCGGGCGGAGACGTCACGAGCGCCGAGGATGCCGCTGCCGCCGTGGCCGCAGCGCAGGCCGCCGCTCCGCTGCGGATCGTCGTCAACTGCGCCGGCATCGCCCCGCCGGCGAAGGTGCTCGACCGCGAGGGCAACCCGGCCGTGCTCGCCGACTTCGAGCGCGTCGTCCGCATCAACCTCGTCGGCACCTTCAATGTCCTGTCCCAGGCCTCCGCCGTGATCGCGAAGAACGACGCGACCGACACCGGCGACCGTGGCGTCATCGTGAACACCGCGAGCGTGGCCGCTTTCGACGGGCAGATCGGCCAGCCGGCATACTCGGCCTCGAAGGGCGGCGTGCACGCCATGACGCTTCCCGTCGCTCGCGAGCTCGCTCGTTACGGCATCCGCGTCTGCACGATCGCTCCCGGCATCATGGAGACCCCGATGCTGATGGGCCTGCCGCAGGCGGCGCAGGACTCGCTGGGCCAGCAGGTGCCGTTCCCCTCGCGTCTCGGACGCCCCGACGAGTACGCCTCTCTCGTGCAGCAGATCGTCGAGAACGGCTACCTCAACGGCGAGACGATCCGCCTCGACGGCGCGATCCGCATGGCACCGAAGTAA
- a CDS encoding sulfite exporter TauE/SafE family protein encodes MIELAPLAWAALGLAAVTIGISKTALPGGSILAIALFATVLPARTSTAAMLLLLIVGDVFALITYRRHAHWPTLLRLAPAVLAGLLAGFAFLALAGDGIVRRAIGVILLAMIAVTLWRRWRQDRADAASPAPGGIVLSGVYGTLGGFTTMVANAGGPVMSMYFLATRTPVQVFLGTSAWFFAIINLVKIPFLAGLGLFEGHVLLMDAVLAPLVVLGALGGIRLAKRMNQVLFDRIVIVLTIAGAVYLLF; translated from the coding sequence GTGATCGAACTCGCACCCCTCGCCTGGGCGGCGCTCGGCCTCGCCGCCGTCACGATCGGCATCTCGAAGACCGCGCTCCCCGGCGGCAGCATCCTGGCCATCGCACTGTTCGCGACCGTGCTCCCCGCGCGCACGTCGACCGCCGCGATGCTCCTGCTGCTCATCGTCGGCGACGTGTTCGCGTTGATCACCTATCGCCGCCACGCGCACTGGCCGACGCTGCTGCGCCTCGCGCCCGCCGTACTCGCAGGGCTGCTGGCCGGCTTCGCGTTCCTCGCGCTCGCGGGCGACGGCATCGTGCGTCGGGCGATCGGCGTGATCCTGCTGGCGATGATCGCAGTCACCCTGTGGCGGCGATGGCGGCAGGACCGGGCGGATGCCGCGTCGCCCGCACCGGGAGGCATCGTACTCTCGGGCGTCTACGGCACTCTCGGTGGCTTCACGACCATGGTCGCCAATGCGGGCGGACCCGTGATGTCGATGTACTTCCTCGCCACCCGCACGCCCGTGCAGGTGTTCCTCGGCACCTCGGCCTGGTTCTTCGCGATCATCAACCTCGTGAAGATCCCGTTCCTCGCGGGCCTCGGCCTCTTCGAGGGCCACGTGCTGCTCATGGATGCCGTGCTCGCGCCGCTCGTGGTGCTCGGCGCTCTGGGCGGCATCCGCCTCGCGAAGCGCATGAACCAGGTGCTGTTCGACCGCATCGTGATCGTGCTGACGATCGCCGGCGCCGTCTACCTGCTGTTCTGA
- a CDS encoding NAD(P)H-dependent oxidoreductase codes for MSSALIIDGHPDAGSLTAELARRYAAAHGDARVLALRDLDFDPSLRFGYRRRMQLEPDLIDAKRALAEARTVVVFTPLWWGSVPALLKGFFDRALLPQQEYRYSKLGMPEGLLTAANGRLFLLADTPWFLTPFTGLPAQTHVARGTMRFCGIRSVRTTRMLGVKDASPARIESWLSRAETLGRRDGLRDRANGPQAMAAEAASSSVVATS; via the coding sequence ATGTCATCCGCACTGATCATCGACGGCCACCCCGATGCCGGATCCCTCACCGCAGAACTGGCCCGACGCTATGCCGCAGCGCATGGCGACGCCCGTGTCCTCGCTCTGCGCGATCTCGACTTCGATCCGTCGCTGCGCTTCGGCTACCGCCGGCGCATGCAGCTCGAGCCCGACCTGATCGACGCGAAGCGCGCACTGGCCGAAGCGCGGACGGTCGTGGTGTTCACGCCGCTCTGGTGGGGGTCGGTGCCGGCGTTGCTGAAGGGCTTCTTCGATCGGGCCCTGCTGCCGCAGCAGGAGTACCGGTACTCGAAGCTCGGGATGCCCGAAGGCCTGTTGACGGCTGCGAACGGACGCCTGTTCCTGCTGGCGGACACCCCGTGGTTCCTCACGCCCTTCACCGGGCTCCCGGCGCAGACGCACGTCGCCCGCGGGACGATGAGGTTCTGCGGCATCCGCTCGGTGCGCACCACGCGGATGCTGGGCGTCAAGGACGCGAGCCCCGCGCGCATCGAGTCGTGGCTGTCGCGCGCCGAGACTCTCGGTCGCCGCGACGGCCTTCGCGATCGCGCCAACGGCCCTCAGGCCATGGCGGCGGAGGCAGCCTCGTCTTCGGTCGTCGCGACGAGCTGA